The following proteins come from a genomic window of Pararhodobacter sp.:
- a CDS encoding cupin domain-containing protein — protein sequence MTDIRAEIRLPTVDLRDDLAFFTQVLKLRLDRIFPADDPQVVVLSGHGIRLRLEKGAKESPGTIRILTDDPDGFAAGQRALTAPNGTRVLIDDLNPAMIVPPTAHAFVVRRLADQAPWVIGRAGMHYRDLVPTRLGGAMIASHIRIPDGGPVPDMVHFHRVGFQLIFCVKGWVDVLYEDQGGLRRLRAGDCFIQPPEIRHRVVEASEGIEVIEIGVPAEHVTEIDHQMTLPTADLRPDREWQGQRFVHNIGAQGVFHPARLPGFNARDTTINANTKGVASVMVLRPDAAPTAWTRHRGDILFSFVMSGGLTLHGEGKEPHAVTAGDAFVIPPGMATRYADPTPDLELLEVSLPGDFVTEGLDAPA from the coding sequence ATGACCGATATTCGGGCCGAGATCCGTTTGCCGACCGTGGATTTGCGCGACGATCTGGCGTTTTTCACGCAGGTCCTGAAACTGCGCCTCGACAGGATTTTTCCCGCCGATGATCCTCAGGTCGTGGTGCTGTCGGGCCACGGGATCAGGCTGCGGCTTGAAAAAGGTGCCAAGGAAAGCCCCGGCACGATTCGCATTCTGACCGATGATCCAGACGGGTTTGCCGCCGGGCAACGCGCCCTGACCGCGCCGAATGGCACGCGGGTGTTGATCGACGACCTGAACCCCGCGATGATCGTGCCGCCGACAGCGCATGCCTTTGTCGTGCGCCGCCTGGCCGATCAGGCCCCGTGGGTGATTGGCCGCGCCGGGATGCACTACCGCGATCTGGTGCCGACGCGGCTGGGCGGGGCGATGATCGCCAGCCATATCCGCATTCCAGACGGTGGCCCGGTGCCCGACATGGTGCATTTTCACCGCGTCGGGTTTCAACTGATCTTTTGCGTCAAGGGTTGGGTTGACGTGCTCTATGAGGATCAAGGCGGGTTGCGTCGCCTGCGCGCCGGGGATTGCTTCATCCAGCCGCCCGAAATCCGCCACCGGGTTGTCGAGGCCTCGGAGGGCATCGAAGTGATCGAAATCGGCGTGCCCGCCGAGCATGTCACCGAGATCGACCACCAGATGACCCTGCCGACCGCTGACCTGCGGCCGGATCGCGAATGGCAGGGGCAGCGGTTTGTCCATAACATCGGCGCGCAGGGCGTGTTTCACCCGGCGCGGCTGCCCGGTTTCAACGCTCGCGACACGACGATCAATGCCAATACCAAAGGCGTCGCCTCGGTGATGGTGCTGCGGCCCGATGCTGCGCCGACCGCCTGGACCCGGCATCGGGGCGACATCCTGTTCAGTTTCGTCATGTCCGGCGGCCTGACCCTGCACGGCGAGGGCAAGGAACCCCACGCCGTGACGGCGGGTGATGCCTTTGTCATCCCGCCCGGCATGGCGACGCGTTACGCCGATCCGACGCCTGATCTGGAGCTGCTCGAAGTCTCGCTGCCCGGCGATTTCGTCACGGAGGGTCTGGATGCGCCCGCTTGA
- a CDS encoding NADP-dependent malic enzyme: MTDGRQDDVKQATRQAALDYHEFPTPGKLEIRATKPMANGRDLSRAYSPGVAEACLEIKADPTTAARYTTRGNLVGVVTNGTAVLGLGNIGALASKPVMEGKAVLFKKFANIDCFDIELNESDPEKLAAIVCALEPTFGAINLEDIKAPDCFVVERICRERMGIPVFHDDQHGTAIVVGAAATNGLHLTGRNFADIKIVSTGGGAAGIACLNMLLKLGAKRENIWLCDLHGLVYKGREADMNPEKAAFAQDSDLRSLDEVIDGADLFLGLSGPGVLNPGHVARMASDPVIFALANPTPEIMPEDVQAVAPGAIMATGRSDYPNQVNNVLCFPFIFRGALDVGATQINDAMQIACVEGIAKLARATTSAEAAAAYQGETLSFGREYLIPKPFDPRLMGVVAGAVAKAAMETGVATRPLEDLVAYKNKLDESMFRSALLMRPVFAAAKSSARRIVFAEGEDERVLRASLAVMEETTEVPILIGRPDVIAKRCERYGLPIRPGTDFDVVNPENDARYRDYWETYHALMERRGVTPDTAKATLRTNTTAIAAIMVHRGDADSMICGTFGQPLWHLNYVRQILARDKLHAVGALSLIIQNDGPLFIADIQVNAEPTPEQITASAIGAARHARRFGVTPKVALCSHSQFGTLDTSSGRRMRAALDMMDEMGLDFEYEGEMAVDAALDHDLRLRIYPRSRLTGSANILIFANTDAAGAARNILKTRAGGLEVGPILMGMGNRAHIVTPSITARGLLNMAAIAGTPVSQYG; the protein is encoded by the coding sequence ATGACCGACGGTCGGCAAGACGATGTGAAGCAAGCAACCCGGCAAGCGGCACTGGATTATCACGAATTCCCGACACCGGGAAAACTGGAGATCCGCGCCACGAAACCGATGGCCAACGGTCGCGACCTGAGCCGCGCCTATTCGCCCGGCGTCGCGGAAGCCTGCCTTGAGATCAAAGCCGACCCAACCACCGCCGCCCGCTATACCACGCGCGGCAATCTGGTCGGGGTTGTGACCAATGGCACGGCGGTTCTGGGGCTGGGCAACATCGGCGCGCTGGCCTCGAAACCGGTGATGGAGGGCAAGGCCGTCCTGTTCAAGAAATTCGCCAACATCGACTGTTTCGACATCGAGCTGAACGAATCCGACCCCGAGAAACTGGCCGCAATCGTCTGCGCGCTGGAGCCGACCTTTGGTGCAATCAATCTGGAGGACATCAAGGCCCCGGATTGCTTTGTCGTCGAGCGTATCTGCCGCGAGCGGATGGGCATTCCGGTGTTCCACGACGACCAGCATGGCACGGCGATTGTTGTGGGGGCGGCGGCGACCAACGGGCTGCACCTGACGGGCCGCAACTTTGCCGATATCAAGATCGTCTCGACCGGCGGCGGGGCGGCGGGGATTGCCTGTCTGAACATGCTGCTGAAGCTGGGCGCAAAGCGCGAGAACATCTGGCTGTGCGACCTTCACGGGCTGGTCTACAAAGGCCGCGAAGCCGATATGAACCCGGAAAAGGCGGCGTTTGCGCAAGACAGCGACCTGCGCTCGCTGGATGAGGTGATTGACGGGGCCGATCTGTTTCTGGGCCTGTCGGGTCCCGGCGTGTTGAACCCCGGGCATGTCGCGCGCATGGCAAGCGACCCGGTGATCTTTGCGCTGGCGAACCCGACGCCCGAGATCATGCCCGAGGACGTGCAAGCCGTCGCACCGGGCGCGATCATGGCCACGGGCCGCAGCGATTATCCCAATCAAGTCAACAACGTGCTGTGTTTCCCGTTCATCTTTCGCGGGGCGCTGGATGTAGGCGCAACGCAGATCAACGACGCCATGCAGATCGCCTGCGTTGAAGGCATCGCCAAGCTGGCGCGCGCAACCACCAGCGCCGAAGCCGCGGCGGCCTATCAGGGCGAAACGCTCAGCTTTGGCCGTGAGTATCTGATCCCGAAACCCTTTGACCCGCGTTTGATGGGGGTGGTTGCCGGGGCGGTGGCCAAGGCCGCGATGGAAACCGGTGTCGCAACCCGGCCACTGGAGGACTTGGTGGCCTACAAGAACAAGCTGGACGAGTCGATGTTCCGCTCGGCCCTGCTGATGCGCCCGGTGTTTGCCGCCGCCAAATCGTCCGCGCGCCGGATCGTGTTCGCCGAGGGCGAGGATGAGCGCGTGCTGCGTGCATCGCTGGCCGTCATGGAGGAAACCACCGAGGTTCCGATCCTGATCGGCCGCCCGGACGTGATCGCGAAACGCTGCGAGCGGTATGGCTTGCCCATCCGGCCGGGCACCGATTTCGACGTGGTAAACCCCGAGAACGACGCGCGCTATCGGGACTATTGGGAAACCTATCATGCCTTGATGGAACGGCGCGGCGTCACGCCCGACACCGCCAAGGCCACCCTGCGCACCAACACCACCGCAATCGCGGCCATCATGGTGCATCGCGGCGACGCCGACAGCATGATCTGCGGCACATTCGGGCAGCCCTTGTGGCATCTGAACTATGTGCGGCAAATTCTGGCGCGCGACAAACTGCACGCGGTCGGGGCACTGAGCCTGATCATTCAGAATGACGGCCCGCTGTTCATTGCCGATATCCAGGTCAATGCCGAGCCAACACCCGAGCAAATCACCGCATCCGCCATTGGCGCGGCGCGCCATGCACGGCGGTTCGGGGTGACGCCCAAGGTTGCGCTGTGTTCGCACTCGCAATTCGGCACGCTGGATACGTCTTCGGGGCGGCGGATGCGCGCGGCGCTGGATATGATGGACGAGATGGGCCTCGATTTTGAATACGAGGGCGAAATGGCGGTCGATGCGGCGCTGGACCATGATTTGCGGCTGCGGATCTACCCGCGCTCGCGGCTGACCGGGTCGGCCAATATCCTGATTTTCGCCAATACCGATGCCGCGGGTGCGGCGCGCAACATCCTGAAAACCCGCGCGGGCGGGCTGGAGGTTGGCCCGATCCTGATGGGCATGGGCAACCGCGCGCATATCGTCACGCCGTCAATCACCGCGCGCGGATTGCTGAATATGGCGGCAATTGCGGGAACACCGGTGTCGCAATACGGCTGA
- a CDS encoding propionyl-CoA synthetase produces MSYADVYRQSIEDPDGFWLEQAKAIDWDTPPTRALFPERAPIYEWFKDAEVNTCWNAVDRHVAGGRGNQTAIIYDSPISHTKQEITYAELLERVSMLAGALKAKGVEKGDRVIIYMPMIPQALEAMLACARLGAIHSMVFGGFAANELATRINDAKPKAIIAASCGLEPGRVVQYKPLLDGALEMSSHKPEFCIIYQRDQAVAKLTAGRDFDWHTVQSGVEPANCVPVRGDHPAYILYTSGTTGNPKGVIRATGGHLVALAWTMKNHYNVNPGEVFWTASDVGWVVGHSYIVYGPLIHGATTVVFEGKPVGTPDAGTFWRVIEEHKVVSFFTAPTAFRAIKREDPKGEFLAKYDTSSLRVLYLAGERADPDTIIWAQDKLGVPVVDHWWQTETGWAICGNPQGLDPLPIKIGSPSVPMPGYKVEVLDEAGQPVPRGTLGAIAIKLPLPPGTLANLWNAEARFKKAYLETFPGYYETGDAGYIDADGYVYIMARTDDVINVAGHRLSTGAMEEILAAHSDVGECAVIGVTDQLKGQLPLGLLCLNKGVDRDPAEIIQECVTLVRNKIGPVAAFKLAVVVERLPKTRSGKILRATMVKIADGEAYTMPATIDDPAILDEIGDALRTIGYAKA; encoded by the coding sequence ATGAGCTACGCAGACGTCTACCGGCAGTCAATCGAAGACCCGGACGGGTTCTGGCTGGAACAGGCCAAAGCCATCGACTGGGACACGCCGCCCACCCGCGCCCTGTTTCCAGAGCGCGCACCGATTTACGAGTGGTTCAAGGACGCCGAGGTCAACACCTGCTGGAACGCCGTGGATCGCCATGTCGCCGGCGGGCGCGGCAATCAGACGGCGATCATTTACGACAGCCCGATCAGCCACACCAAGCAGGAAATCACCTATGCCGAGTTGCTGGAGCGGGTCTCGATGCTGGCCGGGGCGCTGAAGGCCAAAGGCGTCGAAAAGGGCGACCGGGTGATCATTTACATGCCGATGATCCCGCAAGCTCTGGAGGCGATGCTGGCCTGCGCGCGCCTCGGGGCCATTCATTCGATGGTGTTCGGCGGCTTTGCGGCCAATGAGCTGGCCACCCGCATCAATGATGCGAAACCCAAGGCGATCATCGCCGCAAGCTGCGGGTTGGAGCCGGGCCGCGTGGTGCAGTACAAACCGCTGCTGGATGGCGCGCTGGAAATGTCCAGCCACAAGCCGGAGTTCTGCATCATTTATCAGCGGGATCAAGCGGTTGCCAAGCTGACCGCGGGTCGCGATTTTGACTGGCACACCGTGCAATCGGGTGTGGAGCCGGCAAATTGCGTGCCGGTTCGCGGCGATCATCCGGCCTATATCCTGTATACCTCGGGCACCACGGGCAACCCCAAAGGCGTGATCCGCGCCACGGGCGGGCATCTTGTGGCCTTGGCCTGGACGATGAAGAACCACTATAACGTCAACCCCGGCGAGGTCTTCTGGACAGCCTCGGATGTGGGCTGGGTCGTGGGGCATTCCTATATCGTCTACGGTCCGCTGATCCACGGCGCGACCACCGTGGTGTTCGAGGGCAAACCCGTGGGCACGCCCGATGCGGGCACCTTCTGGCGGGTGATCGAAGAGCACAAGGTGGTCAGCTTTTTCACCGCGCCAACCGCCTTCCGGGCAATCAAGCGCGAAGACCCCAAGGGCGAGTTCCTGGCGAAATACGACACCTCGTCGCTGCGCGTGCTGTATCTGGCCGGTGAGCGGGCCGACCCTGACACGATTATCTGGGCGCAAGACAAGCTGGGCGTGCCGGTGGTCGATCACTGGTGGCAAACCGAAACCGGCTGGGCCATTTGCGGCAACCCGCAGGGGCTGGACCCGCTGCCGATCAAGATCGGATCGCCCTCGGTGCCGATGCCGGGATACAAGGTCGAGGTGTTGGATGAGGCGGGCCAACCGGTGCCGCGGGGCACATTGGGCGCCATCGCGATCAAGCTGCCCTTGCCGCCCGGAACGCTGGCCAACCTGTGGAACGCCGAAGCGCGGTTCAAGAAAGCCTATCTGGAAACCTTCCCCGGCTATTATGAAACCGGCGACGCGGGTTATATCGACGCGGACGGCTATGTTTATATCATGGCGCGCACCGATGACGTGATCAACGTCGCCGGGCACCGCCTGTCAACCGGCGCGATGGAGGAGATTCTGGCCGCGCATTCGGATGTTGGTGAATGCGCCGTGATCGGCGTCACCGATCAGCTGAAGGGTCAGTTGCCGCTGGGCTTGTTGTGCCTGAACAAGGGTGTGGACCGCGACCCTGCGGAAATCATCCAGGAATGCGTGACGCTGGTGCGCAACAAGATCGGACCGGTTGCCGCGTTCAAACTGGCGGTGGTCGTGGAACGCTTGCCCAAGACTCGCTCTGGCAAGATTCTGCGGGCAACGATGGTCAAGATCGCCGATGGCGAGGCTTACACCATGCCCGCCACCATCGACGACCCGGCGATTCTGGACGAGATCGGTGACGCCCTGCGAACAATCGGCTATGCCAAGGCCTGA
- a CDS encoding Hpt domain-containing protein has translation MIDTSSSNQTPNAASGAIDLAVLYALLNIGGAEMRDELCATLIADFDRLQAEVAANQGPALARSAHELKGLSATVGAKRLADMARALDAVAATLPDAARVVMVSALDREMTVVRAALNAAALGTSSE, from the coding sequence GTGATCGATACAAGTTCGTCGAACCAGACCCCGAATGCGGCATCGGGCGCCATTGATTTGGCGGTTCTCTACGCGCTGTTGAACATCGGCGGGGCGGAGATGCGGGACGAGCTTTGCGCGACGCTCATTGCCGATTTCGACCGGCTGCAAGCTGAAGTCGCGGCCAACCAAGGCCCGGCTCTGGCGCGCTCGGCGCATGAACTCAAAGGGCTGTCGGCAACGGTTGGCGCGAAACGCCTGGCGGATATGGCGCGCGCGCTCGACGCGGTGGCCGCGACGCTGCCGGATGCCGCGCGGGTGGTTATGGTCAGCGCGCTGGATCGTGAAATGACCGTGGTGCGCGCAGCACTGAACGCCGCGGCGCTGGGGACCTCATCCGAATGA
- a CDS encoding sigma-54 dependent transcriptional regulator, producing MQPPPSDTILLIEDTPSLQMIYKAALKRADYTVETCGTGGEGLAAFRRLRSSVVLLDLMLPDRAGLDVMHEILASAPQTCVIVITANGSINKAVEMMRAGVHEFLVKPFDDQRLLAAIENARRALHHRPKPNEFEASIQVLPPFIGHSAPMLAVYDKIRSVARSMATVFITGDSGTGKELCADAVHQGSARAGGPFVALNCGAIPVDLLESEVFGHLRGSFTGAISDKLGAAAAADGGTLFLDEICEMDLNLQTKLLRFLQTSTITPVGATKPRKVNVRIVCATNRNPLEEVRQGRFREDLYYRLHVVPIHMPPLRDRGDDVNEIAETLVVQMAREEGRDFAGLSPRVRELFRELPWPGNVRQLINVLRNVVVLNDGPLVMPTMLPPDLLVERMRPADTKPAEPHRPALGDLAGRTLAQIERIVIEDTLARHNGSVPKAARELDVSASTLYRKLDAWSKAEAAQ from the coding sequence ATGCAGCCCCCGCCTTCTGACACGATACTGCTGATCGAAGACACGCCATCGTTGCAGATGATTTACAAGGCGGCCTTGAAGCGGGCCGACTATACCGTGGAAACCTGCGGCACCGGCGGCGAGGGGCTGGCGGCGTTTCGGCGGCTGCGGTCCAGCGTTGTCCTGCTGGACCTGATGTTGCCCGACCGCGCCGGTCTGGATGTCATGCACGAGATCCTGGCCAGTGCGCCGCAGACCTGCGTGATTGTCATCACCGCCAATGGCTCGATCAACAAGGCGGTCGAGATGATGCGCGCCGGGGTGCATGAATTTCTGGTCAAACCGTTTGACGATCAACGGCTGCTGGCGGCGATTGAAAACGCGCGCAGGGCCCTGCACCACCGCCCGAAACCAAACGAGTTCGAGGCCTCCATTCAGGTGCTGCCGCCGTTCATCGGGCACTCGGCGCCGATGCTGGCGGTTTACGACAAAATCCGATCCGTGGCGCGTTCGATGGCGACGGTGTTCATCACCGGCGATAGCGGCACCGGCAAGGAACTGTGCGCCGATGCCGTTCATCAGGGATCCGCCCGCGCGGGCGGCCCCTTCGTGGCGCTGAACTGCGGCGCGATCCCGGTTGATCTGCTGGAATCCGAGGTCTTCGGCCATTTGCGCGGCTCGTTCACTGGCGCGATCTCGGACAAACTGGGGGCGGCGGCGGCGGCGGACGGTGGCACGCTGTTTCTGGACGAAATCTGCGAGATGGACCTGAACCTGCAAACCAAGCTTTTGCGCTTCTTGCAGACCTCGACGATCACCCCGGTCGGTGCGACAAAACCGCGCAAGGTCAACGTGCGGATCGTCTGCGCCACCAATCGCAACCCGCTGGAGGAAGTCCGGCAGGGACGTTTTCGCGAGGATTTGTATTACCGCCTGCATGTGGTGCCGATCCATATGCCGCCACTGCGCGACCGTGGCGATGACGTCAACGAGATCGCGGAAACGCTGGTCGTGCAGATGGCCCGCGAGGAAGGCCGTGATTTCGCGGGCCTTTCGCCGCGCGTGCGCGAGTTGTTCCGCGAGTTGCCCTGGCCGGGCAATGTGCGCCAGTTGATCAACGTGCTGCGCAATGTCGTGGTGCTGAACGACGGTCCATTGGTGATGCCGACCATGCTGCCGCCGGATTTGCTGGTGGAACGAATGCGCCCGGCCGACACCAAACCCGCCGAGCCGCATCGCCCGGCCCTGGGCGATCTGGCGGGGCGGACCTTGGCGCAGATCGAGCGAATCGTGATCGAGGATACTCTGGCGCGGCACAATGGATCGGTGCCCAAGGCCGCGCGGGAACTGGATGTTTCGGCCTCGACGCTGTATCGCAAGCTGGATGCATGGTCCAAGGCTGAAGCGGCACAATGA
- a CDS encoding SDR family NAD(P)-dependent oxidoreductase, producing MNSLTRAILITGCSSGIGYHCAHALRTRGWRVFASCRKQADCDRLIAEGFDSPRIDQADAASLETGLAQVLAATGGTLDALFNNGAFACPGAVEDLPTDALRETFETNFFGVHELTRRVIPVMRAQGHGRIVQNSSVLGYTPYRWRGAYGASKFALEGLTRILHLELSDTPIKVVLIQPGPIRSAFRRNAIPHFERWINWQNSARAAQYRDVLIPHLYDDSGKKNAFELGPEAVAKVLFKALDHPNPRARYIVTTPAKAIAWAQRLLPERLLNAFLARQ from the coding sequence ATGAACAGTTTGACACGCGCGATCCTGATCACCGGTTGTTCATCGGGGATCGGGTACCACTGCGCCCATGCCCTGCGCACGCGCGGCTGGCGGGTGTTTGCCTCGTGCCGCAAGCAAGCGGATTGTGACCGGCTGATCGCCGAGGGATTCGACAGCCCGCGGATCGACCAGGCGGACGCCGCCAGCCTTGAAACCGGGTTGGCGCAGGTTCTGGCGGCCACGGGTGGCACCTTGGACGCGCTGTTCAACAACGGTGCCTTCGCCTGCCCCGGCGCCGTCGAGGACCTGCCGACCGATGCCCTGCGCGAGACATTCGAGACGAATTTCTTTGGCGTCCACGAACTGACCCGGCGCGTGATCCCGGTGATGCGCGCGCAGGGTCATGGGCGGATCGTGCAGAATTCCTCGGTGCTGGGCTATACGCCCTATCGCTGGCGCGGGGCCTATGGGGCCAGCAAATTCGCGCTGGAGGGACTGACGCGCATCCTGCATCTGGAACTGTCGGACACGCCGATCAAGGTGGTGCTGATCCAGCCTGGGCCGATCCGCTCGGCGTTTCGGCGCAATGCAATCCCGCATTTTGAACGCTGGATCAATTGGCAGAACAGCGCCCGAGCCGCGCAATATCGCGACGTGCTGATCCCGCATCTTTATGACGACTCCGGCAAGAAAAACGCGTTTGAACTGGGACCGGAGGCTGTTGCCAAGGTGCTGTTCAAGGCGCTGGACCACCCCAACCCGCGCGCCCGCTATATTGTGACAACACCCGCCAAGGCCATTGCCTGGGCGCAAAGACTGCTGCCCGAACGGCTGCTGAATGCGTTTTTGGCCCGCCAATAG
- a CDS encoding twin transmembrane helix small protein — MLLNDPLFITAAVASLVVLAILMYGIGTFAGGKDPSGHKANKIMWWRIGAQFIVVILIVGFAYLRSGG, encoded by the coding sequence ATGCTGCTGAACGACCCCCTTTTCATCACCGCAGCCGTGGCCTCGTTGGTGGTGCTGGCAATCTTGATGTATGGAATCGGCACCTTTGCCGGGGGCAAAGACCCCTCGGGCCACAAGGCCAACAAGATCATGTGGTGGCGCATCGGCGCGCAATTCATAGTGGTGATCCTGATTGTCGGTTTCGCCTATTTACGCTCGGGGGGCTGA
- a CDS encoding cob(I)yrinic acid a,c-diamide adenosyltransferase — MVVLNRIYTRSGDKGDTALGNGVRVPKDSLRVEAYGTVDETNACVGLARLRAEGEMDAALARIQNDLFDMGADLCRPDMAKDADAEYPPLRATDSQVDRLEAEIDAMNSALSPLRSFVLPGGSALAASLHQCRTVCRRAERITVSLSREEPVNPAVVRYLNRLSDWFFVASRAANDNGAYDVLWVPGANR, encoded by the coding sequence ATGGTTGTCTTGAACCGCATCTACACCCGCTCTGGTGACAAGGGCGACACCGCGTTGGGCAACGGGGTGCGCGTGCCCAAGGATTCGCTGCGCGTCGAGGCTTACGGAACGGTGGACGAAACCAACGCCTGCGTTGGCTTGGCGCGGCTTCGGGCCGAGGGCGAGATGGACGCGGCACTCGCCCGTATCCAGAACGACCTGTTCGATATGGGCGCGGACCTGTGCCGCCCCGATATGGCGAAAGACGCCGATGCCGAATACCCGCCGCTGCGCGCCACCGATTCGCAGGTTGACCGGCTGGAGGCCGAAATCGACGCGATGAACAGCGCGCTGTCGCCGTTGCGCAGTTTCGTGCTGCCGGGTGGGTCGGCGCTGGCCGCATCCCTGCACCAGTGTCGCACCGTCTGCCGCCGGGCCGAGCGGATCACCGTGTCGCTGTCGCGCGAGGAGCCCGTCAACCCGGCCGTCGTGCGCTATCTGAACCGCCTGTCGGACTGGTTCTTTGTGGCCAGCCGCGCCGCCAATGACAACGGCGCATACGATGTCCTGTGGGTGCCGGGCGCGAACCGTTGA
- a CDS encoding electron transfer flavoprotein subunit beta/FixA family protein, whose translation MKVLVPVKRVIDYNVKVRVKADGSGVDLANVKMSMNPFDEIAVEEAIRLREKGVATEVVAVSIGVKQAQETLRTALAMGADRAILIVAADDVHNDIEPLAVAKLLAAVVKEEEPGLVLAGKQAIDNDMNATGQMLAALLGWSQGTFASEIEIVGDKAKVTREVDGGLQTIEVTMPTIITVDLRLNEPRYASLPNIMKAKKKPLEEKTPADYGVDISPRLTIVKTSEPAARKAGVKVASVDELIAKLKDEAGVI comes from the coding sequence ATGAAGGTTTTGGTACCCGTTAAAAGGGTGATCGACTATAACGTGAAGGTTCGCGTCAAAGCGGATGGCAGCGGTGTTGATCTTGCGAACGTCAAGATGTCGATGAACCCGTTCGACGAAATCGCCGTCGAAGAGGCGATCCGTCTGCGCGAAAAAGGCGTCGCCACCGAGGTGGTCGCGGTGTCGATCGGCGTCAAGCAGGCGCAGGAAACCCTGCGCACGGCGCTGGCAATGGGTGCGGATCGGGCGATCCTGATCGTCGCCGCCGATGATGTGCACAATGACATCGAGCCTTTGGCGGTTGCCAAATTGCTGGCCGCTGTCGTCAAGGAAGAAGAGCCGGGTCTGGTTCTGGCCGGCAAGCAAGCCATCGACAACGACATGAACGCCACCGGTCAGATGCTGGCGGCGCTGTTGGGCTGGTCGCAGGGCACCTTTGCCTCGGAAATCGAGATCGTCGGTGACAAAGCCAAGGTCACGCGCGAAGTGGATGGCGGTTTGCAGACCATCGAAGTGACGATGCCGACCATCATCACCGTCGACCTGCGCCTCAACGAGCCACGCTATGCGAGCTTGCCGAACATCATGAAGGCCAAGAAAAAGCCGCTGGAGGAAAAGACGCCTGCCGATTACGGCGTCGATATTTCCCCGCGCCTGACGATTGTGAAGACCTCGGAACCTGCTGCGCGCAAGGCCGGCGTCAAGGTTGCCTCGGTTGATGAACTGATTGCGAAACTCAAAGACGAAGCGGGGGTGATCTGA
- a CDS encoding electron transfer flavoprotein subunit alpha/FixB family protein: MAVLLLAEVNNGALNRDATAKTVTAAASLGDITVLCAGASAAAAAAEAATIAGVSKVLCAEDPSLGHRLAESTAALIAGLASGYSHILAPATTDAKNVLPRVAALLDVMVISDVSGVVDADTFERPIYAGNAVQTVKSSDNVKVVSIRTSTFDLAGDGGSAAVETIDVGASDGLSTWLEDKVAASDRPDLTSAGVVVSGGRGVGSEESFALIEALADKLGAAVGASRAAVDSGYAPNDWQVGQTGKVVAPDLYIAVGISGAIQHLAGMKDSKVIVAINKDEEAPIFQVADYGLVADLFTAVPELTSKL, translated from the coding sequence ATGGCCGTTCTGCTACTTGCCGAAGTGAACAATGGTGCGCTGAACCGCGATGCCACCGCCAAAACCGTGACCGCAGCGGCCTCGCTGGGCGATATCACCGTGCTCTGCGCGGGGGCGTCGGCGGCTGCGGCGGCGGCCGAGGCGGCGACGATTGCGGGCGTGTCCAAGGTGCTCTGCGCCGAAGATCCCTCGCTGGGTCACCGTCTGGCCGAATCGACCGCGGCACTGATCGCCGGTCTGGCCTCGGGCTATAGCCATATCCTGGCCCCGGCGACCACTGATGCGAAAAACGTGCTGCCCCGTGTCGCGGCGCTGCTGGATGTGATGGTGATTTCGGACGTCTCGGGCGTCGTCGATGCCGACACGTTCGAGCGCCCGATCTATGCGGGCAATGCCGTGCAGACGGTCAAATCCTCGGACAACGTGAAAGTCGTCTCGATCCGGACCTCGACCTTTGATCTGGCGGGCGACGGCGGGTCGGCGGCGGTCGAAACCATCGACGTGGGTGCCTCGGATGGCCTGAGCACCTGGCTTGAGGACAAGGTCGCGGCGTCGGATCGGCCTGATCTGACCTCGGCAGGCGTTGTTGTCTCGGGCGGTCGCGGCGTCGGCTCGGAAGAAAGCTTTGCGTTGATCGAAGCGCTGGCCGACAAGCTGGGCGCGGCGGTTGGCGCATCCCGCGCGGCGGTGGATTCGGGCTACGCCCCGAACGACTGGCAGGTTGGCCAGACCGGCAAGGTCGTGGCCCCGGACCTGTATATCGCCGTCGGTATTTCTGGCGCGATTCAGCATCTGGCCGGGATGAAGGACAGCAAGGTCATTGTTGCGATCAACAAGGATGAAGAAGCGCCGATCTTCCAGGTTGCGGATTACGGGCTGGTTGCGGATCTGTTCACCGCGGTGCCGGAGCTGACCTCGAAACTCTGA